In the Arthrobacter sp. 31Y genome, one interval contains:
- a CDS encoding C-terminal binding protein, with translation MTRDAQGTILVAPHHFPNLDREHALAKEFGYTLNPAADVEAFRQGLPEADIVMITPYAKLTAADFPVMSKCKAVIRYGIGYDNIDVDAATAADIPVSIVPGTASEEVASHAFAMGLALARRLPAGDTSIQNLGWAGTIGYDTPVLSELEVGVLGMGRIGQHVARMYQAVGARVRAYDPFVTESFVELTSLDDILENSDVVSLHLPLSVDTANLISKDVLARMRKGAVVVNVSRGGLIEESALAEALTTGHIAGAGIDTFAEEPLGAEHPLRTAPNTILTPHIAWRSNRSTGALQEGAVERVRLALTGQPLIDLVN, from the coding sequence ATGACCCGCGATGCCCAGGGAACCATTCTTGTGGCCCCCCATCACTTTCCGAACCTTGACCGCGAGCACGCACTCGCAAAGGAGTTCGGTTACACACTCAACCCGGCGGCCGACGTCGAAGCCTTCCGTCAAGGCCTTCCCGAAGCCGACATCGTCATGATCACCCCCTACGCGAAACTCACAGCCGCGGACTTCCCGGTGATGTCCAAATGCAAGGCTGTCATCAGGTATGGCATTGGCTACGACAACATCGATGTTGACGCAGCCACTGCAGCGGACATTCCCGTGTCCATTGTCCCGGGCACCGCTTCGGAGGAAGTGGCCTCGCACGCGTTCGCGATGGGGTTGGCATTGGCCCGCCGTCTGCCAGCAGGTGACACATCGATCCAGAACCTCGGTTGGGCCGGGACCATCGGCTACGACACCCCGGTTCTGTCCGAACTCGAGGTCGGGGTCCTGGGGATGGGCCGTATTGGTCAACACGTTGCCCGCATGTATCAAGCCGTCGGGGCACGGGTCCGGGCCTACGACCCGTTCGTGACGGAGAGCTTTGTGGAGCTGACCTCCCTGGACGACATCCTGGAAAATTCCGACGTCGTCTCGCTCCACCTGCCGCTGTCCGTGGATACCGCAAACCTGATCTCCAAGGACGTTCTGGCGCGCATGCGCAAGGGCGCAGTAGTGGTCAACGTATCCCGCGGCGGTCTCATTGAGGAATCAGCCCTTGCCGAGGCACTCACCACCGGCCACATTGCAGGTGCTGGCATCGACACCTTTGCCGAAGAGCCGCTTGGGGCTGAGCACCCGCTCCGCACAGCACCCAACACCATCCTGACGCCCCATATTGCCTGGCGTTCCAACCGCTCCACAGGTGCACTTCAGGAGGGCGCCGTTGAACGTGTCCGCTTGGCCCTGACCGGGCAGCCGCTCATCGACCTCGTGAACTGA
- a CDS encoding aspartate aminotransferase family protein — translation MGTEHQKTITQSHPLEDPHLRRGPRGFPLLPGGYGRSTYYTGAPSPYAIRGEGYRVWDDRGHELIDANNNFTSLIHGNAHPEITEAATKALTAGASWGIPNLYEWELADLLLSRLPELDQVRFANSGTEAVMSAIRIARASTGRERVIVTKGGYHGTSDVALVPGGPAYQRGVTRGVINDVTAVPLNDVDVLRQEVEAAPDSYAAIILDLLPNRAGLLRISEEFVHTARDLATRYGIVLIIDEVISLRLGFNGFSGEYGVSPDLLTTGKLIGGGFPVGAVAGRAELMAEVDPTRPGSLPHGGTFSGNPVSMAAGSVALRLFTQEEVKRLNHLGDTTRDTVNAKIADAGWEVRGRGSLLSAVPAGAEKVDEQTQHELWWASYERGLLGSPANLLSLSTPMDEKVAGDIADRLADAVLAVANQNPATEGAK, via the coding sequence GTGGGAACAGAACACCAGAAAACCATCACACAAAGCCACCCTTTGGAGGATCCACATCTGCGCAGGGGGCCTCGCGGATTCCCCCTGTTGCCTGGCGGTTACGGCCGCTCGACCTATTACACGGGAGCGCCGAGCCCGTACGCCATCCGGGGCGAGGGCTACCGGGTCTGGGATGACCGTGGTCATGAACTGATCGACGCGAACAACAACTTCACCTCCTTGATTCACGGGAACGCGCACCCTGAAATAACGGAGGCAGCGACCAAAGCGCTCACCGCCGGCGCCAGCTGGGGAATCCCCAACCTCTACGAGTGGGAACTGGCAGACCTCCTGCTTTCCCGCCTGCCTGAGCTCGACCAGGTACGGTTCGCCAACTCCGGCACCGAGGCCGTGATGTCCGCAATCCGCATCGCCCGGGCGAGCACCGGACGCGAACGAGTCATCGTCACCAAGGGCGGCTACCACGGAACATCCGACGTGGCATTGGTCCCGGGTGGCCCTGCCTACCAGCGTGGAGTAACCCGTGGCGTGATCAACGATGTCACCGCGGTGCCCCTCAACGACGTCGATGTCCTGCGCCAGGAAGTTGAAGCAGCACCGGACTCCTACGCAGCCATCATTCTGGACCTGTTGCCCAACAGAGCCGGCCTCCTCCGGATCTCCGAGGAGTTCGTGCACACCGCCAGGGACCTCGCGACTCGGTACGGGATCGTCCTGATCATCGACGAGGTCATCAGCCTCCGACTGGGATTCAACGGCTTCAGCGGTGAATATGGTGTTTCCCCTGACTTGCTCACCACGGGCAAATTGATCGGCGGGGGCTTCCCTGTTGGCGCTGTTGCCGGCAGGGCTGAACTGATGGCCGAAGTGGATCCGACCCGTCCCGGTAGCTTGCCCCATGGCGGAACTTTCTCCGGCAACCCGGTCAGTATGGCCGCGGGGTCGGTCGCCTTGCGCCTCTTCACGCAAGAGGAAGTAAAAAGGCTGAATCACCTGGGCGACACGACCCGGGACACAGTGAACGCGAAGATCGCCGACGCCGGCTGGGAAGTGCGCGGCCGCGGCTCTCTGCTGAGCGCGGTTCCGGCGGGTGCGGAAAAAGTTGACGAGCAGACTCAGCACGAGCTGTGGTGGGCATCGTACGAGCGCGGCTTGCTCGGTTCACCAGCAAACCTGCTGTCCTTGTCCACCCCTATGGACGAAAAGGTTGCGGGAGACATCGCTGACCGCCTGGCCGACGCCGTGCTGGCCGTGGCAAACCAGAACCCGGCAACGGAAGGCGCGAAGTAA
- a CDS encoding fumarylacetoacetate hydrolase family protein, whose protein sequence is MKIVSYHHESGVRGGVLIDDAVYDLELLLQGSTEAIHGATTSVREFLSLYGDRIPAISSGITALASEDPVARVGALNEVRLTTPITDPAKVLCIGLNYKDHVAETGRAFPEYPDVFAKFASTMIGPEDEIGGAQISNNLDFEGEVAVIIGRRAAEVSEDEALDYVAALAPLNDVTARDLQYRGTQWLAGKAVDGSTPWGPAIVTLDEVGDPQKLDIATRVNGIEVQRSNTEHQIFSIARIVSYLSSFLTLEPGDVIATGTPQGIGAKRNPPVWLEPGDTVEIEIDKVGLLRNRVGKPQL, encoded by the coding sequence ATGAAGATCGTTTCCTACCACCACGAATCGGGTGTCCGCGGGGGAGTCCTCATCGACGATGCCGTCTATGACCTGGAGCTGCTCCTTCAAGGCTCCACAGAAGCCATCCACGGAGCCACGACTTCCGTCCGTGAGTTCCTGTCACTGTACGGTGACCGGATCCCTGCCATTTCCTCCGGCATTACAGCACTTGCCTCCGAGGACCCGGTGGCCCGCGTCGGCGCATTGAACGAGGTCCGGTTGACCACACCCATCACCGATCCGGCCAAGGTTCTGTGCATTGGACTCAATTACAAGGACCACGTTGCCGAAACCGGGCGTGCTTTCCCCGAGTATCCGGACGTCTTCGCCAAATTCGCCTCCACCATGATTGGCCCCGAGGACGAAATCGGCGGCGCCCAGATCAGCAATAACCTCGATTTCGAAGGAGAAGTCGCCGTCATCATAGGACGGCGGGCGGCTGAGGTCTCCGAGGACGAAGCCTTGGATTATGTCGCAGCCCTTGCGCCTCTCAACGATGTCACGGCACGCGATCTCCAGTACCGCGGCACCCAGTGGCTGGCTGGTAAGGCCGTGGACGGTTCAACCCCGTGGGGTCCCGCCATTGTCACGCTGGATGAAGTGGGAGACCCGCAAAAGCTGGACATCGCGACACGGGTCAATGGCATCGAAGTGCAGCGCTCGAATACCGAGCATCAGATCTTCTCCATAGCCCGCATCGTCTCCTACCTTTCGAGTTTCCTCACTCTCGAACCAGGAGACGTGATCGCCACAGGCACACCCCAAGGCATTGGTGCCAAGCGGAATCCTCCAGTCTGGCTTGAACCGGGCGACACGGTGGAAATCGAGATCGACAAGGTGGGCCTGCTGCGTAACCGCGTCGGCAAGCCCCAGCTTTAA
- a CDS encoding hydantoinase/oxoprolinase family protein produces MSEVQTQPGEARYRIAVDTGGTFTDVVVGSNTGDMAVGKALTTYDRVFTGFEASVRRAAESVGWSGDDVLRNADVIVYGTTHATNAVLTGKVAKTALLTTDGFADTLLLREGGRRDAFDSKAAYPPPYIPRHLTFEITERISAEGDVLVPLDEAKVREVLGSFKEQGIEAVAVSFLWSIINDAHEKRVAELIQEILPDVPYTLSNEANPTIREYRRSSAASIDASLKPLMADHLGKLRSDLQEYGFGGDLLVVTSEGAVLDVVDVLDRPVLLLNSGPSMAPLVGAAAAPERDTVVVCDMGGTTFDVSLVEQGVVRHTREAWLGEPFVGHLTGLSSVAVSSIGAGGGSIAWIDGGGLLRVGPQSARSTPGPAAYGRGGEEPTVTDACVALGYLDADGFEGGFTLNREAAIRAIDTRIAGPLNMDTLQAAQAILDVSANHMATAIRQASLEQGVDPRGALIVAGGGAGAMVAAAIGVLLEADTVLIPATAGVLAAYGAHRAPIATEFLSPLHNDTRSFDAGSASRAVEELTGKAEVFAKRFDGVGAAPSVTYFVDARYPGQAWDLRVYLDAAPDTAADAAGIVERAFHEEHDRRNGTHDPDSRVEIITWGVRVEIPRPELTKDQADLGRGTEVHRTDSIVFGGESFSTQRYRGVTLAPRDKIVGPAVIDQPTTTIVVPPEWNATLDERSNIYLTRKEA; encoded by the coding sequence ATGAGTGAAGTACAGACACAACCAGGTGAAGCGAGGTACCGCATCGCCGTCGATACCGGTGGCACGTTTACGGACGTGGTGGTCGGCTCGAACACAGGCGACATGGCGGTCGGCAAGGCCCTAACCACCTATGACCGCGTTTTCACTGGCTTTGAAGCCTCAGTCCGCAGGGCTGCCGAGTCGGTTGGCTGGAGCGGCGATGACGTCCTGCGCAATGCAGACGTGATTGTTTACGGCACAACGCACGCAACCAACGCAGTTCTCACCGGCAAGGTGGCCAAGACTGCTCTCTTGACCACTGACGGATTCGCCGACACCCTCCTGCTCCGCGAAGGCGGACGCCGGGATGCTTTTGACTCCAAAGCTGCCTACCCTCCGCCGTACATCCCGCGTCACTTGACCTTCGAAATCACGGAGCGGATTTCCGCCGAGGGTGATGTCCTGGTGCCGCTGGATGAAGCGAAAGTGCGCGAGGTGCTCGGCTCCTTCAAAGAACAGGGAATCGAGGCAGTGGCCGTTTCTTTCCTGTGGTCGATCATCAACGACGCCCACGAGAAGCGCGTGGCGGAACTCATCCAAGAGATCCTTCCCGATGTTCCTTACACCTTGTCCAACGAGGCCAACCCAACAATTCGCGAATACCGCCGTTCCTCGGCCGCGTCGATTGATGCCTCGCTGAAACCGCTGATGGCGGACCACCTTGGCAAATTGCGCTCCGACCTCCAGGAGTACGGGTTTGGCGGTGACCTCTTGGTAGTGACCTCTGAAGGCGCCGTGCTCGACGTCGTAGATGTTCTGGACCGCCCGGTACTGTTGCTGAACTCCGGCCCCTCCATGGCACCACTGGTTGGTGCGGCCGCTGCTCCCGAGCGCGACACTGTGGTGGTCTGCGATATGGGTGGCACCACGTTCGACGTGTCCTTGGTTGAACAGGGCGTCGTTCGCCACACCAGGGAAGCCTGGCTGGGAGAGCCCTTTGTGGGCCACCTGACAGGTTTGTCCTCGGTGGCTGTTTCCAGCATTGGCGCCGGTGGTGGCAGCATCGCATGGATCGACGGCGGCGGTCTGCTTCGTGTGGGTCCGCAGAGTGCCCGTAGTACTCCCGGACCGGCCGCGTATGGTCGCGGTGGGGAGGAACCCACTGTCACGGACGCTTGCGTCGCTTTGGGTTACCTTGACGCCGATGGATTTGAAGGCGGATTCACGTTGAACCGTGAGGCTGCCATCCGCGCCATCGATACCCGCATCGCTGGCCCCTTGAACATGGACACCTTGCAGGCGGCACAGGCCATTTTGGATGTATCCGCCAACCACATGGCAACAGCAATCCGCCAGGCTTCCTTGGAACAGGGTGTTGACCCTCGAGGTGCCCTGATTGTGGCGGGCGGCGGTGCTGGTGCCATGGTGGCGGCCGCCATCGGCGTGCTCCTGGAAGCTGATACCGTCCTGATTCCCGCGACCGCGGGCGTGCTCGCGGCCTACGGCGCGCATCGCGCTCCGATTGCTACGGAATTCCTCTCGCCCTTGCACAACGACACCCGTAGCTTCGACGCTGGCTCCGCTTCGCGGGCCGTTGAGGAGCTAACGGGCAAGGCCGAGGTGTTCGCCAAGAGGTTCGATGGTGTGGGCGCCGCTCCCAGCGTCACCTATTTTGTTGATGCCCGCTACCCGGGCCAGGCCTGGGACTTGCGGGTGTACTTGGACGCTGCGCCCGACACTGCAGCTGATGCTGCGGGCATCGTTGAGCGTGCCTTCCACGAAGAGCACGATCGCCGCAACGGCACCCACGATCCGGACAGCCGCGTGGAGATCATCACGTGGGGCGTCAGGGTCGAAATCCCGCGGCCTGAGCTGACAAAAGATCAAGCCGATTTGGGCCGCGGGACTGAAGTCCACCGCACGGACTCCATTGTGTTCGGGGGCGAAAGTTTCAGCACCCAGCGATACCGCGGAGTCACCCTTGCCCCCCGGGACAAGATCGTTGGCCCTGCTGTCATCGACCAGCCCACAACCACCATCGTGGTGCCACCGGAGTGGAACGCCACGCTCGACGAACGATCCAATATCTACCTCACCCGTAAGGAGGCGTAA
- a CDS encoding hydantoinase B/oxoprolinase family protein, with protein sequence MTREFDPVKLSVLANAFDGIVREMTNGLLRSARSSVINTARDFSCAVLTADNQLLAAAEGVPVHVFGAGPLGEDMVQLHDDIREGDAFLHNDPYMGNSHAADHVILVPIFVHGRHLFTAVTKAHQADCGNSLPTTFFATARDVYEEGALIFPCVRVQRDHKDIDDIIRMCRSRIRVPDQWYGDYLASVGASRIAERRIHELAEKFGVEDLVDFVDAWFDYSERLTATAIETLPEYVLHGSSVHDPFPGTSADGVHLQATVEVKPKQGKIVIDLRDNPDNLPNGLNLTKATATGAALAGILSGIPENLPSNAGTFRRVEVLLRDGCAVGVPKHPYSCSSGTTNLADRVVNIVQAAFSQIEDGYGTAEGAAGQAPAKSVISGIDERNGNAYVNQILVGGVGGPATPYVDGWPTYQRPVCGALLYHDSVEVDEQRYPILVHERTLVADTGGAGRQRGGLATRVTMEPRGESVTLTYGIEGKINPPKGVRGGHDGTKPSTWVEDLTTGERREIPVVGRYDLQSGEKVVSITPGGGGYGDPLERDVLAVLDDYRESRISLEAAAAQYGVVIADGGIDEAATAKTRESRLAS encoded by the coding sequence ATGACACGCGAATTCGATCCCGTAAAGCTCTCGGTCCTCGCTAATGCATTCGACGGCATTGTCCGCGAGATGACCAACGGCCTGCTGCGTTCCGCCCGTTCCTCTGTCATCAACACTGCCCGCGACTTTTCGTGTGCTGTTCTGACCGCTGATAACCAGCTGCTGGCAGCAGCAGAGGGCGTACCGGTGCACGTCTTCGGCGCCGGACCGCTCGGCGAGGACATGGTGCAGCTGCACGACGACATCCGTGAAGGTGACGCATTCCTGCACAACGATCCCTACATGGGCAACTCGCATGCTGCCGACCATGTGATCCTCGTTCCGATCTTCGTCCATGGACGTCACCTCTTCACGGCAGTCACCAAGGCCCACCAGGCCGACTGCGGCAACTCGCTGCCAACCACCTTCTTCGCCACAGCACGGGATGTGTATGAAGAAGGTGCACTGATCTTCCCGTGTGTCCGTGTTCAGCGTGACCATAAGGACATCGACGACATCATCCGTATGTGCCGGTCCCGCATCCGTGTGCCTGACCAGTGGTACGGGGACTACCTGGCATCGGTCGGTGCGTCGCGCATCGCCGAACGCCGCATTCACGAACTCGCCGAGAAGTTTGGTGTCGAAGACCTGGTGGACTTCGTGGATGCCTGGTTCGACTACTCGGAACGCCTCACCGCGACTGCGATCGAAACGCTGCCCGAGTACGTCCTCCATGGCTCCTCGGTCCACGATCCCTTCCCCGGAACCAGCGCGGACGGCGTGCACCTGCAGGCAACCGTTGAAGTGAAGCCCAAACAGGGCAAGATCGTCATTGACCTGCGTGACAACCCGGACAATCTCCCCAATGGCCTGAACCTCACAAAGGCCACGGCTACGGGTGCTGCCTTGGCCGGCATCCTCTCCGGCATCCCGGAGAACCTTCCGAGCAACGCGGGCACCTTCCGTCGAGTGGAAGTTCTGCTCCGGGACGGCTGCGCCGTCGGAGTTCCCAAACACCCGTACTCCTGCTCATCGGGCACCACCAACCTCGCCGACCGGGTTGTCAACATCGTTCAAGCCGCGTTCTCCCAAATAGAGGACGGCTACGGCACGGCCGAGGGAGCGGCGGGACAGGCACCGGCAAAATCTGTCATCTCCGGTATTGACGAACGTAACGGCAACGCCTATGTCAACCAGATCCTTGTTGGCGGCGTCGGTGGACCAGCTACGCCCTACGTTGACGGCTGGCCTACGTATCAGCGACCCGTCTGCGGCGCACTGCTTTACCACGACAGCGTCGAGGTAGATGAGCAGCGCTACCCCATCTTGGTTCACGAACGCACCCTGGTTGCTGATACGGGGGGAGCAGGAAGGCAACGAGGTGGCCTCGCGACCCGTGTGACCATGGAACCCCGCGGTGAAAGCGTCACGCTGACGTACGGAATCGAGGGCAAGATCAACCCGCCGAAGGGGGTCCGCGGCGGCCACGATGGTACCAAGCCGTCAACCTGGGTTGAGGATCTCACTACCGGTGAACGTCGCGAGATCCCCGTGGTGGGTCGCTACGATCTCCAGTCCGGCGAAAAGGTCGTATCCATCACCCCTGGAGGCGGTGGATACGGTGACCCGCTGGAACGCGACGTCCTCGCAGTCCTGGACGACTACCGCGAATCACGGATTTCCCTGGAAGCGGCCGCTGCACAATACGGAGTCGTTATTGCCGACGGCGGCATTGACGAAGCAGCAACGGCCAAGACGCGCGAATCGCGCCTGGCCAGCTAG
- a CDS encoding Gfo/Idh/MocA family protein gives MEPIRVGIIGVGNVLNQYLDKIGVHPDVNVVALADVNPDAVKARAAEYSVAKALSPDELLADDEVELVLNLTPPKLHAPVTLQAIAAGKHVLSEKPFATSLEEAQQILDAAREAGVKVGSAPTTFLGSGMQTSRKLIDDGWIGEPVPAFASFACRGYEHWHPNVDPFYSPGAGPMLDIGPYLITNLVNFFGPVKRVSATTPRSSETRPRPGKDGEVIHIKTPTHVTGTLDFESGATATVMVSWDIWNHNLPHLEVYGTGGSLAAPNPDHFSGAPVLRRGEPGDLALDMTPPGGGDWRETPITHRDDAYRGIGLAEFGYAIRKGLEPRTGGDFAYHVLEVLLAFEASSEQGRHIEIESTCQRPRPLPSVGPQEPYRFD, from the coding sequence ATGGAACCCATTCGAGTCGGCATTATCGGCGTCGGAAACGTTCTCAACCAATACCTGGACAAGATCGGTGTCCACCCGGACGTGAACGTCGTGGCACTCGCCGACGTGAACCCGGACGCTGTGAAAGCCCGGGCAGCGGAGTATTCGGTTGCCAAGGCGCTCTCACCGGACGAGCTTCTGGCCGATGACGAGGTTGAGCTGGTCCTGAACCTCACTCCACCCAAGCTCCACGCACCTGTGACACTCCAAGCGATCGCAGCCGGCAAGCACGTCCTCTCGGAAAAGCCGTTCGCTACTTCCCTCGAGGAAGCACAGCAGATCCTGGATGCCGCCCGCGAGGCAGGCGTCAAAGTGGGATCCGCCCCCACCACCTTCCTTGGCTCCGGCATGCAGACGAGCCGCAAGCTCATCGATGACGGTTGGATCGGAGAGCCTGTACCCGCTTTCGCATCCTTCGCATGCCGCGGCTACGAGCACTGGCACCCCAACGTTGACCCCTTCTACAGCCCCGGCGCCGGCCCCATGCTGGACATTGGGCCGTACTTGATCACCAACCTGGTGAACTTCTTCGGTCCCGTGAAACGCGTTTCTGCCACAACACCGCGTTCATCTGAGACCCGGCCGCGTCCGGGCAAAGACGGCGAAGTCATCCACATCAAGACCCCGACACACGTCACCGGCACTCTCGACTTCGAGTCCGGTGCGACCGCCACCGTCATGGTGAGTTGGGACATTTGGAATCACAATCTGCCGCATTTGGAGGTCTACGGAACAGGAGGCTCCTTGGCTGCACCGAACCCGGACCACTTCTCCGGCGCCCCCGTGCTGCGACGCGGTGAACCCGGTGACCTCGCTCTGGACATGACTCCTCCGGGTGGAGGCGACTGGCGCGAAACGCCCATCACACATCGGGACGACGCCTACCGGGGCATCGGCTTGGCTGAATTCGGCTATGCCATCCGCAAGGGCTTGGAACCTCGCACAGGAGGGGACTTCGCTTACCACGTACTCGAAGTCCTGCTCGCCTTCGAGGCCTCCTCGGAGCAGGGCCGCCACATCGAGATCGAAAGCACCTGCCAGCGGCCACGTCCACTGCCTTCTGTGGGGCCGCAGGAGCCTTACCGCTTCGACTAA
- the iolD gene encoding 3D-(3,5/4)-trihydroxycyclohexane-1,2-dione acylhydrolase (decyclizing): protein MTSTAAADIGTVVDNKAVRRRTVAQAIVEYLQVQYSELDGERRRLVPGMYGIFGHGNSVGLAQGIDEYGVDFPHYQGKNEQSMVHAAIGFAKASNRAATLACTASAGPGSTNMVSGAATATTNRLPVLLFPADIINNRFGDPVLQQIEHPVERDVSANDCFRPVSRYFDRITHPAQLLSTLPEAMRVLTDPVETGAVVVCLPQDIQGAEFDFPESFFTPRVWHIRRRPAVEDEYRDAADIIANAERPLLISGGGVRYSKAQDELARFSADFGIPVTETYSGKGSGPISELNLGALGVTGTVGANEIADGADVVITVGSRLQDFITASHSLFQNPNVKFVNLNVGSFDAHKMGSFPVIGDAKLSLAALRERLAAIAFGTSADYRSEIADARKATLEVRKHDLQAFPGENMSQAQVIDVLNRTATNQDALILGSGGVVEGIHKAWDTSNGAEIHFEYANSCMGHEIPAGLGYRIARGDAPGEVYVLIGDGTYFMQPTELVTAVQERKKIITIVIDNRGHQCIWPLQVSKGGPGREFGTQYRERSTESGRLDGAVLDFDIAANAASMGCAAWSTSTVEEFQNALKEAKEGDGPAVIVARVEPWRYLSGSGAFWDVGVPMTSQRPGSQEGTAKHLEGRARQRFYAATTAPDQR from the coding sequence ATGACTAGCACAGCCGCCGCTGACATCGGCACCGTGGTCGACAACAAGGCCGTCCGCCGCCGCACTGTCGCACAAGCAATCGTTGAATACCTTCAGGTCCAATACAGCGAACTGGACGGTGAGCGTCGTCGCCTCGTTCCCGGCATGTACGGCATTTTTGGCCACGGAAATTCCGTTGGATTGGCGCAGGGAATCGACGAGTACGGTGTGGATTTCCCCCACTACCAGGGCAAGAATGAGCAGTCCATGGTCCATGCAGCCATTGGTTTCGCAAAGGCTTCCAACCGCGCAGCCACCCTTGCGTGCACGGCTTCCGCAGGGCCGGGGTCCACCAACATGGTTTCCGGGGCCGCGACGGCAACCACCAACCGCCTCCCCGTGCTTCTGTTCCCTGCCGACATCATCAACAACCGTTTTGGTGATCCGGTGCTGCAGCAGATCGAGCATCCGGTAGAGAGGGACGTCTCCGCCAACGACTGCTTCCGTCCGGTCAGCCGCTATTTCGACCGCATCACTCATCCAGCCCAACTGCTGTCCACCCTTCCTGAGGCCATGCGTGTCCTTACCGATCCCGTGGAAACCGGCGCCGTCGTGGTCTGTCTGCCGCAAGATATTCAGGGCGCGGAATTCGACTTCCCGGAGTCCTTCTTCACACCGCGGGTGTGGCACATTCGTCGTCGTCCGGCTGTGGAGGACGAATACCGCGATGCTGCCGACATCATCGCGAACGCCGAGCGTCCCCTGCTGATTTCAGGAGGTGGTGTCCGGTACTCGAAGGCCCAGGACGAACTGGCACGCTTCAGCGCCGACTTCGGAATCCCGGTCACGGAAACCTATTCAGGCAAGGGCAGCGGCCCCATCAGTGAGCTGAACCTGGGCGCGCTGGGTGTGACCGGAACGGTGGGAGCCAACGAAATCGCCGATGGCGCTGATGTTGTCATCACCGTTGGTTCACGCCTCCAGGACTTCATCACCGCTTCACACTCGTTGTTCCAGAACCCCAACGTGAAGTTCGTCAACCTCAACGTTGGCTCGTTCGACGCGCACAAGATGGGTTCATTCCCGGTCATCGGCGATGCGAAACTTTCGCTTGCGGCGCTGCGGGAACGACTGGCAGCCATTGCCTTCGGCACCTCCGCTGATTACCGCAGCGAGATCGCGGACGCTCGGAAGGCCACCCTTGAGGTGCGCAAGCACGATCTTCAGGCATTCCCCGGTGAAAACATGAGCCAAGCCCAGGTCATCGACGTTCTGAACCGCACCGCAACCAACCAGGACGCACTGATCCTGGGCTCCGGTGGTGTGGTTGAGGGCATACACAAGGCCTGGGATACGTCCAACGGCGCCGAAATCCACTTCGAGTACGCCAACTCGTGCATGGGCCATGAGATTCCGGCCGGCCTCGGCTACCGGATCGCACGTGGGGACGCGCCGGGAGAGGTCTACGTCTTGATCGGTGACGGCACCTACTTCATGCAGCCAACGGAGCTGGTCACAGCCGTACAGGAACGCAAAAAGATCATCACCATTGTGATCGACAACCGCGGACACCAGTGCATCTGGCCGCTACAGGTCTCCAAGGGTGGCCCCGGGCGCGAGTTCGGGACACAGTATCGGGAACGCAGCACTGAGTCCGGTCGCCTTGACGGGGCAGTTCTGGACTTCGACATTGCCGCCAATGCCGCCAGCATGGGATGTGCAGCTTGGTCCACCTCCACCGTTGAGGAGTTCCAGAATGCGCTCAAGGAGGCCAAGGAAGGGGACGGCCCCGCAGTGATCGTCGCTCGGGTGGAGCCTTGGCGCTACCTGTCCGGCAGCGGAGCCTTCTGGGACGTGGGAGTGCCTATGACCTCGCAGCGTCCGGGCAGCCAGGAGGGTACTGCAAAGCACTTGGAGGGCCGCGCCCGCCAGCGCTTCTACGCAGCCACCACTGCACCTGACCAGCGCTAA